In a single window of the Pseudomonas entomophila genome:
- a CDS encoding 4a-hydroxytetrahydrobiopterin dehydratase — MNALNQAHCEACRADAPKVSDDELAELIREIPDWNIEIRDGHMELERVFLFKNFKHALAFTNAIGEIAEAEGHHPGLLTEWGKVTVTWWSHSIKGLHRNDFIMCARTDKVAETAEGRK, encoded by the coding sequence ATGAATGCCTTGAACCAAGCCCATTGCGAAGCCTGCCGCGCGGATGCACCAAAAGTCTCCGACGACGAGCTGGCGGAACTGATCCGCGAGATCCCGGACTGGAACATCGAAATCCGCGACGGCCATATGGAGCTCGAGCGCGTGTTCCTGTTCAAGAACTTCAAGCACGCCCTGGCCTTCACCAACGCCATCGGCGAAATCGCTGAAGCCGAAGGCCACCACCCAGGCCTGCTGACCGAGTGGGGCAAGGTCACCGTGACCTGGTGGAGCCACTCGATCAAGGGCCTGCACCGCAACGACTTCATCATGTGCGCCCGCACCGACAAGGTCGCCGAAACCGCTGAAGGGCGCAAGTGA
- a CDS encoding amino acid aminotransferase, translating into MHFSAIGRVPGDPILGLMEAYARDDNPSKFDLGVGVFKDAQGLTPIPAAVKQAEQRLVERQATKSYVGGHGDAAFGRLVSELVLGSASPLLASQRAGATQTPGGTGALRLAAEFIAHCLPGRGVWLSDPTWPIHETIFAGAGLKVSHYPYVGKDNRLNVGGMLAALEQAPEGDVVLLHACCHNPTGFDLGQDHWRAVLDIVKRRNLLPLIDFAYQGFGDGLEEDAWAVRLFATELPELLVTSSCSKNFGLYRDRTGALLVCSHDAEKLLDVRSQLAFLARNLWSTPPDHGAAVVAEILGDPALKALWVEEVNAMRQRIAELREGLVQALAPHGLAERFAHIAAQRGMFSYTGLNPEQVRLLREKHSVYMVGTGRANIAGADAHRLEQLAAAIADVCR; encoded by the coding sequence ATGCACTTCTCGGCCATTGGTCGGGTCCCCGGCGACCCGATCCTGGGGCTGATGGAAGCCTACGCCCGCGACGACAACCCCTCGAAGTTCGATTTGGGCGTCGGCGTGTTCAAGGATGCCCAAGGCCTGACGCCAATCCCAGCTGCGGTCAAACAGGCCGAGCAGCGTTTGGTCGAAAGGCAGGCCACCAAGAGCTACGTCGGTGGCCATGGTGACGCAGCGTTCGGGCGCCTGGTCAGCGAACTGGTGCTGGGCAGCGCTTCACCGCTGTTGGCCAGCCAGCGCGCCGGCGCCACCCAGACCCCTGGCGGCACCGGCGCCCTGCGCCTGGCGGCGGAGTTCATCGCCCATTGCCTGCCGGGCCGCGGCGTCTGGTTGAGCGACCCGACCTGGCCGATCCACGAGACGATCTTCGCCGGTGCCGGGCTGAAGGTGTCCCACTACCCCTACGTGGGCAAGGACAACCGCCTGAACGTCGGCGGCATGCTCGCCGCGCTGGAACAGGCGCCGGAAGGCGACGTGGTGTTGCTGCATGCCTGCTGCCACAACCCCACCGGTTTCGACCTGGGCCAGGACCACTGGCGTGCGGTGCTCGACATCGTCAAGCGGCGCAACCTGCTGCCGTTGATCGACTTCGCCTACCAGGGCTTCGGTGACGGCCTGGAAGAAGACGCCTGGGCCGTGCGCTTGTTTGCCACCGAACTGCCGGAACTGCTGGTCACCAGCTCGTGCTCGAAGAATTTCGGCCTGTACCGCGACCGCACCGGCGCCCTGCTGGTGTGCAGCCACGACGCGGAAAAACTGCTGGATGTACGCAGCCAACTGGCGTTCCTTGCGCGCAACCTGTGGTCGACGCCGCCGGATCATGGCGCGGCGGTGGTCGCCGAGATCCTCGGCGATCCGGCGCTCAAGGCGTTGTGGGTCGAAGAAGTGAACGCCATGCGCCAGCGCATCGCCGAACTTCGCGAAGGCCTGGTGCAGGCACTGGCGCCACACGGCCTGGCCGAGCGCTTCGCGCACATCGCCGCGCAACGCGGGATGTTCTCCTACACCGGGCTCAACCCCGAGCAAGTG
- the phhA gene encoding phenylalanine 4-monooxygenase yields the protein MKQTQYVAREPDAHGFIDYPQQEHAVWNTLITRQLKVIEGRACQEYLDGIEQLKLPHDRIPQLGEVNKVLGATTGWQVARVPALIPFQTFFELLASKRFPVATFIRTPEELDYLQEPDIFHEIFGHCPLLTNPFFAEFTHTYGKLGLAATKEQRVYLARLYWMTIEFGLMETAQGRKIYGGGILSSPKETVYSLSNEPEHQAFDPIEAMRTPYRIDILQPLYFVLPNMKRLFDLAHEDIMAMVHQAMQLGLHAPKFPPKVAA from the coding sequence ATGAAACAGACGCAATACGTGGCGCGCGAGCCCGATGCGCATGGTTTTATCGACTACCCACAGCAAGAGCATGCCGTGTGGAACACCCTGATCACCCGTCAATTGAAAGTGATCGAAGGCCGGGCGTGCCAGGAGTACCTGGACGGCATCGAGCAGCTCAAGCTGCCCCATGACCGCATCCCCCAGCTCGGTGAAGTCAACAAGGTGCTCGGCGCCACCACCGGCTGGCAGGTCGCCCGCGTACCGGCGCTGATCCCCTTCCAGACCTTCTTCGAACTGCTGGCCAGCAAGCGCTTCCCGGTCGCCACCTTCATCCGCACCCCGGAAGAACTGGACTACCTGCAGGAGCCCGACATCTTCCACGAGATCTTTGGCCACTGCCCGCTGCTGACCAACCCCTTCTTCGCCGAGTTCACCCACACCTACGGCAAGCTGGGCCTGGCAGCGACCAAGGAACAACGCGTCTACCTCGCACGCCTGTACTGGATGACTATCGAGTTCGGCCTGATGGAAACCGCGCAAGGTCGCAAGATCTACGGCGGCGGCATCCTCTCCTCACCGAAGGAGACCGTCTACAGCCTCTCAAACGAGCCTGAGCACCAGGCCTTCGACCCGATCGAAGCCATGCGCACGCCGTACCGTATCGATATCCTGCAGCCCCTGTACTTCGTCCTGCCGAACATGAAGCGCCTGTTCGACCTGGCCCACGAAGACATCATGGCCATGGTCCACCAGGCTATGCAGCTGGGCCTGCACGCCCCGAAGTTTCCACCCAAGGTCGCTGCCTGA